From the Oceanicaulis alexandrii DSM 11625 genome, one window contains:
- a CDS encoding electron transfer flavoprotein subunit beta/FixA family protein — protein MKILVPVKRVVDYNVKVRVKPDQTGVDLANVKMSMNPFCEIAVEEAIRLKEKGVAEEIVVVSIGPAQAQETIRTALAMGADRGIHVTTDATVEPLAVAKILKGVVEAESPELVLLGKQAIDDDANATGQMLAALMGWPQATFASEVEKTDSGFKVTREIDGGLQTLAIPSPAIITTDLRLNEPRYASLPNIMKAKRKPIDAKTPDDFGVDITPRLDVVKVSEPPKREAGVKVETVAELVDKLKNEAGVI, from the coding sequence ATGAAGATCCTCGTCCCCGTCAAACGGGTAGTCGATTACAACGTGAAGGTCCGCGTCAAACCGGATCAGACCGGGGTCGACCTGGCCAACGTCAAGATGAGCATGAACCCCTTCTGCGAGATCGCTGTCGAAGAAGCGATCCGGCTGAAGGAAAAGGGCGTCGCCGAAGAGATCGTCGTGGTCTCCATCGGTCCGGCCCAGGCTCAGGAGACGATCCGCACTGCGCTCGCCATGGGCGCGGATCGCGGCATCCATGTGACCACGGACGCGACGGTTGAACCGCTCGCCGTGGCGAAAATCCTCAAAGGCGTGGTGGAAGCGGAATCCCCCGAGCTGGTCCTTCTGGGCAAGCAGGCGATTGACGACGACGCCAACGCCACCGGTCAGATGCTCGCCGCCCTGATGGGCTGGCCGCAGGCCACCTTCGCCTCTGAAGTCGAGAAAACCGATTCCGGCTTCAAGGTGACCCGCGAGATTGACGGCGGTCTGCAGACCCTCGCCATTCCGTCCCCGGCGATCATCACCACCGATCTGCGCCTGAATGAGCCGCGTTACGCGTCTCTGCCCAACATCATGAAGGCCAAGCGCAAGCCGATCGACGCCAAGACCCCGGACGATTTCGGCGTGGACATCACGCCGCGCCTGGACGTGGTCAAGGTCTCCGAGCCGCCCAAGCGTGAAGCCGGCGTCAAGGTCGAGACCGTCGCAGAGCTGGTCGACAAGCTGAAGAACGAAGCGGGGGTGATCTAA
- a CDS encoding cob(I)yrinic acid a,c-diamide adenosyltransferase codes for MVRLTKIYTRTGDKGRTRLGDMSETDKHDLRVEAYGAVDELNAALGLAVCGAGDDHPLTPELTRIQNDLFDLGADLCVPDRGETLDWEPLRMTPAQTDWLEARIDAHNEKLEPLDSFILPGGAELSARLHLARTIARRAERRTVELASRGDVVGAPAITYLNRVSDYLFVAARIANDDGARDVKWIPGANR; via the coding sequence ATGGTCCGGCTCACGAAAATTTATACGCGCACCGGTGACAAGGGCCGCACCCGGCTGGGCGATATGAGCGAGACCGACAAGCACGACCTTCGGGTCGAGGCCTATGGCGCGGTGGACGAACTGAACGCCGCGTTAGGCCTGGCGGTTTGCGGCGCAGGAGACGACCACCCGCTGACGCCTGAGCTGACGCGCATCCAGAATGACCTCTTTGATCTGGGCGCGGATCTGTGCGTACCGGACCGGGGTGAAACGCTCGACTGGGAGCCTCTGCGCATGACGCCTGCGCAGACCGACTGGCTGGAAGCGCGCATCGACGCCCACAATGAAAAGCTGGAACCGCTGGACAGCTTCATTCTGCCCGGCGGCGCGGAATTGTCCGCGCGCCTGCATCTGGCCCGCACCATCGCCCGCCGCGCCGAACGCCGGACCGTCGAGTTGGCGAGCCGGGGCGACGTCGTGGGCGCGCCGGCGATCACCTATCTCAACCGTGTGTCTGATTATCTGTTCGTGGCGGCGCGGATCGCCAATGATGACGGCGCGCGCGATGTGAAGTGGATTCCCGGCGCGAACCGCTGA
- a CDS encoding YceI family protein, translating into MMKTAYAAASLAAFLGAAALTPSAFADPVEYEFDKTHTAIRATWTHLGFSHQAIQFTDFDGVLMLDFEEPANSTVDVTFNLADGFWVGADQDRFVGHLSSPDLFNIAEYPTARFVATGFETEDGETGQMMGDLTLLGQTHPVTLDVTLNQRGPNPFSETPTAGFTATGEILRSQWGLGYAAPAVSDEVRIEINTELTVVTEE; encoded by the coding sequence ATGATGAAGACCGCATACGCCGCCGCCTCGCTCGCGGCCTTCCTGGGCGCCGCCGCACTCACCCCCTCAGCTTTCGCTGATCCGGTCGAGTACGAGTTTGACAAGACTCACACTGCGATCCGCGCGACCTGGACCCATCTGGGGTTCTCCCATCAGGCCATCCAGTTCACCGATTTCGACGGCGTTCTGATGCTGGACTTTGAAGAGCCTGCGAACTCCACTGTGGACGTGACGTTCAATCTTGCAGACGGCTTCTGGGTTGGCGCAGATCAGGACCGTTTCGTGGGCCATCTGAGCTCGCCGGACCTGTTCAACATCGCCGAATATCCGACCGCGCGCTTTGTCGCCACCGGCTTTGAAACCGAGGATGGCGAAACCGGCCAGATGATGGGCGATCTTACGCTGCTGGGTCAGACCCATCCGGTGACCCTGGACGTTACGCTGAACCAGCGCGGCCCGAACCCGTTCTCCGAGACCCCCACTGCAGGTTTCACAGCCACCGGCGAGATTCTTCGCTCGCAATGGGGTCTGGGCTACGCGGCCCCGGCTGTCTCTGATGAAGTCCGCATCGAGATCAACACCGAGCTGACCGTCGTCACTGAAGAATAA